In one window of Aphidius gifuensis isolate YNYX2018 linkage group LG4, ASM1490517v1, whole genome shotgun sequence DNA:
- the LOC122856006 gene encoding myb-like protein Q isoform X1 codes for MMNRNMTTEDNSSAKRTTSSSSSPFNNKDSTNYTYNNYNNSNSNTNTISVNQPLPGQPPLPPMPPPPLPGSLPPLPHVFSTTVQLPQLPQLPQVTQIQTWSHAQPTWQWMAPQTTVLSSQSAVNNMQQQQQQQHLQQQAVNRAKFNRRNNRFNNQHNINVIYPQRSINNFNRNKNRRQSLSSSSPQPQLPSQQQQQQQQQQQQHANSYFSGQVLQLHQQQQQQQQQQNIEWQRMNNYNNNNNNSNNSNQIGENSNASTTATPSEQHNNNNNSSNNKKDSCEREDIKIVSEISVNSKKTKQRKPMSQNYPSRPWNLKDAETALAIERDYNQRVRAQSLIIKFPDPDLNKDVVRKFHNGIQNIHFQSPSGPRYCFVQMGENVNIDEAIEELEKIKFGVGYLKVERKALKKEEEDLRPEIIDPYTLYVGNLPESVNVNELKSKFPTATRVDVGYAQKMRNTRYAFVRYPTVEESIAVYKKSQDLMWDTRSTIVRFRRDKKSKTPSQQNETTKNINKKVKIDPDDVIKKETDDNNISLCNGKTNVIDNQIQLLNNESSIINNKQIQIVSSSDNQQILTNDQVVNDSVIDIPSDIDQLTMITTIKEEPVDILDDELYLSMNDDDSDDEIEIPDELDDTNDEIDDDDDDDDDNNDDNDDANEDDDNDNLLDNSAIQNHQNNDENKNSPDNLDHMFDELENIGDLS; via the exons ATGATGAATCGAAATAtg ACAACAGAAGATAATTCAAGTGCCAAAagaacaacatcatcatcatcatcaccatttaataataaagattcaacaaattatacttacaataattataataattcaaattcaaatacaaatacaataaGTGTTAATCAGCCATTACCTGGTCaaccaccattaccaccaatgccaccaccaccattaccaGGTTCACTTCCACCATTACCACATGTATTTTCAACAACAGTACAATTACCACAGTTACCACAATTACCACAGGTAACACAAATACAAACATGGTCACATGCTCAACCAACATGGCAATGGATGGCACCACAAACAACAGTATTATCATCACAATCAGCTGTTAATAAtatgcaacaacaacaacaacaacaacatttacaACAACAAGCTGTTAATCGTGCTAAATTTAATAGACGTAACAACAGATTCAATAATCaacataatattaatgttatttatcCACAAAgaagtattaataattttaatcgtAATAAAAATCGTCGTCAATCATTGTCATCTTCATCACCACAACCACAATTACCAtcacagcaacaacaacagcagcaacaacaacaacaacaacatgcAAATTCTTATTTCAGTGGTCAAGTATTACAACTTcatcaacagcagcagcagcaacaacaacaacagaatATTGAATGGCAaagaatgaataattataataacaacaacaataatagtaataatagtaatcaAATTGGTGAAAATTCAAATGCATCAACAACAGCTACCCCATCTgaacaacataataataataataatagtagtaataataaaaaagattcttGTGAGCGTGAAGATATTAAAATAGTATCAGAAATATCagttaatagtaaaaaaacaaaacaaagaaAACCAATGTCACAAAATTATCCAAGTAGACCTTGGAATTTAAAAGATGCTGAAACAGCATTAGCCATTGAGAGAGATTATAATCAACGTGTAAGAGCacaaagtttaattattaaatttccagATCCagatttaaataaagatgTTGTACGTAAATTTCATAATGgtatacaaaatatacattttcaaaGTCCAAGTGGACCACGTTATTGTTTTGTACAAATGGGTGAAAATGTTAATATTGATGAGGCTATTgaagaacttgaaaaaattaaatttggtgttggttatttaaaagttgaaagaaaagcattaaaaaaagaagaagaagatttACGACCAGAAATCATTGATCCATATACATTGTATGTTGGTAATTTGCCAGAATCAGTTAATGtcaatgaattaaaaagtaaatttccAACAGCAACACGTGTTGATGTTGGCTATGCACAAAAAATGCGTAATACACGTTATGCATTTGTGAGATATCCAACTGTTGAAGAGTCCATTgctgtttataaaaaatcacaagATCTCATGTGGGACACAAGAAGTACCATTGTCAGATTTAGAcgtgataaaaaaagtaaaacaccatcacaacaaaatgaaacaactaaaaatatcaataaaaaagttaaaattgatCCAGATGATGTCATTAAAAAAGaaactgatgataataatatttcattatgcAATGGTAAAACAAATGTAATTGATaatcaaattcaattattaaacaatgaatcatcaattattaataataaacaaattcaaaTTGTTTCATCATCTGATAATCAACAA atATTGACAAATGATCAAGTTGTTAACGATAGTGTCATTGATATTCCAAGTGATATTGATCAATTGACAATGATAACGACAATCAAAGAAGAACCAGTTGATAtacttgatgatgaattatatttatcaatgaatgaCGATGATTCAgatgatgaaattgaaattcCAGATGAGCTGGATGATAcaaatgatgaaattgatgatgatgatgatgatgatgatgataataatgatgataatgatgatgctaacgaggatgatgataatgataatttacttGACAATAGTGCCAtacaaaatcatcaaaataatgatgaaaataaaaattctcctGAT AATCTTGATCACATGTTTGATGAACTGGAAAACATTGGTGATTTGagctaa